The following is a genomic window from Flavobacteriales bacterium.
AACGCAATATCCTGACACACAGGTAATTGTGCGTGGCGACATGCTTGAGCCGTTGACTTTGGAGCGCTTGCTTGCAGGTCCTTAGTCAAAGCATTTGCCCGAGGCTTGAACCGAATAGATGGGAGGTGTTTGACTAAGCTAAGTGGCGGGCGAACGCTCAGCCAGAGAAAGGGGCCTTGATGCTCAGGCCATTGCATGGTTGCAGGACCAGCGCTCATTGGCTTAGGGTCTGGCTGGTGCCGGACCGTAGCCAGAGGGAAGGCGCCAGCGCGCATTGCGTTTAACGCCGATGGCGACGATCCGGCCCTCCTTGCGCATGGCCGTCAGGAGGTTGCGGACCTTGTTCCGTTTCTGGTTGTCCGAAAGGCCATCAGAGAGCTTGGAAAGGAGGAGCTCGCGGATCTCGTGCGGCTTGGCTTCGACCCACTCCTCAAGGTAGTCGGTCACCAGCTTCTTGTAGTGCTCATCGTCCTGTTTCCGGGTCTTGATGTACTGGACCTTTTGTCCTGTGGTGGCAGCGATCGCCGCAGAGATGTGGATGTTTGGCTTGCGCCCTTCCACCCAGCCTCGCTCACGCAAGGCTCTCACCACCTGGTTCGGTACCGGCAGTCTTTTCTGGATACGGTCCAACGCGATGATGTCGGCGAGATCCAGCTCAGGCAGTGTGAGCAGTAACCGGCTGTAGTTCTCGTCGATGATGCGGCCGGGCAGGTGCAGGACCACATGGTCACCGCTATCGGTCTCATAGAAGGGCAAAGGTTTGTAGGCCCGTGCCTGCCCGCGGAACATCACTTCGCGGATGCCGAAGCCCATGCGGTCCACCATGCCCAAGTGAGACATGGCCCTGGTCAGAAAAGTGTTCCGGTACTTGCCGGGTGTACGGCTCGTCAGCAGGTAGTCCTCTGGCTTGCCATCATAGAATTGGCCGGCACTTCGGAATACCAGTTCATCCACATGCTCAGTGACCAGCACACGCTCCTGTCGGGTGTAGTCCTGGTGAGCGATGCAGTTGTGCAGCGCCTCTAGTACGATGCCCTGGTCATACTTGCGCATTTCCTTGGGGATCAACTGATCCACGGGCAGGAATTTGAGCGTGAGGTTGCGGATGCGCTGGTAGAGCAAGGAGGTAGTGAGCAGGAATGGCGGACCGAAGTGTTCGTAATCCCTTTCAGGACCTTCCAACTTCCAGGTGAGTTCGGCGGGTGCCGGACTTAAGTAATGCGCGGACGTAGGTTTACCAAGCAGGAGCAGCGCGGTGCGGGTGATACGGCCATCAATGGTGACCATCGCCTGATCAAGAAAGTGCGAAGTAGACCAGTCCATGATGGTATCACGGTCGATACGCGGCGCGCGATCGGCGAACTTCTCACGGGCCAGTTGGATAGCCTCGTCGGCGAGATCTGTTATGCCGGCATACTGTATGATCGCCGCGCTCCAATCCGAGGAACCGGTCTGCCCCCGGATCTCGTCACGTTTCGAATCGCTTAGGCCGACAAGACTGGTGTTCTCCCGTGCGTGGCAATAGCCGTTCCATGCGATGGGCATTCCCTGTGGCGCTGCAGGTATCTCGAACAGTACCACTCGACCTTGCGGGGTGTGGAGCACATGGATCTCGCGAAAGCTGATCCTTGGGCTTGTTCCGTTGGAGATGTCCAGTTTGAGCTCTTGGAGCCGTGGGACCTCTTCCCGATAATTGGTTCCAACGATCGTCCTGGTCTTGTTCTTCACACCCAGAACAAGCCATGCTCGTTGCTTTGAGCGAAGGTTGGCCTCATTGCTCAGGGCACTGAAGTACTTCCCGATCTCCTTCGTGGAGTACCCCTCATTCTCCTCCTTGAACTCCACGACCTCGCTTTCCCATCCAGCGATGAGTTCGTCAAGTAGCGTCTGTAGTTCTTCAGGGGTCATGTGCGCAGGAGCAAAGTAAAACGTGTCGGCCTGGAACGAAGAAGCCCCGACCAGTGGCCGGGGCTTCCCATGGACGATCGGTCGGTGCTTACACCACGCCCTGGTCGAGCATGGCGTCGGCGACCTTCACGAAGCCGGCGATGTTGGCGCCCTTCACGTAGTTGATGCCCTTGCCCTCTTTGCCGTGCTTCACGCAGGCGGCGTGGATGTTCTTCATGATGGTGTGCAGGCGCTGGTCCACCTCTTCGCGGGTCCAGCTCAGGCGCAGGCTGTTCTGGCTCATCTCCAGGCCGCTGGTGGCCACGCCACCGGCGTTGCTGGCCTTGCCGGGCGCGAAGGCCACGTTCGCAGCCTGGAACACGGCGATGCCTTCCGGGGTCGTGGGCATGTTCGCGCCCTCGGCCACGTACTTCACGCCCTTCTTCACAAGGTCCTTGGCGTTCTTGCCGTCGAGCTCGTTCTGCGTGGCGCAGGGCAGGGCCACATCGCACTTGGCCACCACGTCCCACACGCGCGCACCCTTTTTGTAGGTGACGCCCTTGAACTTCTTGGCGTACTCCTCGATGCGGCCGCGCTTCACGTTCTTCAGTTCCATGAGGAACGCGAGCTTCTCGGCGTTGATGCCGGCGGGGTCGTAGATGCTGCCATCGCTGTCGCTGGCGGTCACCACCTTGCCGCCGAGCTGCGTGGCCTTCTCAATGGCGTACTGGGCCACGTTGCCGCTGCCGCTCACGGCCACGGTCTTGCCCTTGAAGCCGGTCTTGTTGTGCTTCATCATCTCTTCCGCGAAGTACACGCAGCCGTAGCCGGTGGCTTCCGGACGGATCAGCGAGCCGCCCCAGGTGATGCCCTTGCCGGTGAACACGCCGGTGAACTCGTTGCGCAGGCGCTTGTCCTGGCCGTACATGAAGCCGATCTCGCGACCGCCCACGCCGATGTCGCCGGCGGGCACGTCCGTGAACTGGCCCACGTGGCGCCACAGCTCGGTCATGAAGCTCTGGCAGAAGCGCATCACTTCGCCGTCGCTCTTGCCTTTCGGGTCGAAATCGCTGCCGCCCTTGCCGCCGCCCATGGGCAGGGTGGTGAGGCTGTTCTTGAAGGTCTGCTCGAAGCCCAGGAACTTCAGGATGCTGAGGTTCACGCTGGGGTGGAAGCGCAGGCCGCCCTTGTAGGGGCCGATGGCGCTGTTGAACTCGATGCGGAAGCCGCGGTTCACCTGGATGTTGCCCTTGTCGTCCACCCAGGGTACGCGGAACATGATGGTGCGCTCCGGCTCCACCATGCGCTCCAGGAGCATCTTGCCCTTGTACTTGGGGTTCGCCTCGATGAAGGGGATCACCATCTCGGCCACTTCGTGCACGGCCTGGAGGAACTCCGGCTCGTTGCCGTTGCGCTTCTTCACCTCGGCCATGAAGGCATCCACGGCCTTGTTCGACTTTGCCATTCGTCGTGCGCCTTAGCGCTGGTTTGGTTTGTTCCGCCTGCCGGAAGGGGCGCGGCGGGTTGTTGGGTTATGCTCCCGGTGGGGAAAAGCGCGGCAAAGGTAGATGGGGGGGGCGCTCCCGCAAGGAGGGCCTAGTGCAGTTCGTAGACCTTGCCGGGAAGGCTGCGCACCACGCCGCTGAACTCCAGGTTCAGCAGCAGGGTGGCCGCTTTTCCGGGGTGCAACCGGCTGCGCAGGCACAGGTCGTCGATGCCCACGCGGCCACCGGCCCGCAGCACATCCACCAGCAGTTGTTCCTCGGGTCCCAGGTCGGCGAAGAGGGGCTGTTGCACGGGAGCCTTGCGCCGCGGAGCCTTGATGTTCCACTCCATGCGCGTGAGCAGGTCGGCGGCGCTGGTGATCAGGGCGGCCTTGTGCTGTTGGATGAGCCGGTTGCAACCCTCGCTGCGTGGATCGCCGGGCCTGCCGGGCACCGCCATCACCTCGCGGTCGTAGCTGTCGGCGATGTCGGCGGTGATGAGGCTGCCCCCTTTGGGCCCGCTCTCCACCACCACGGTGCAATCGCCGAGGCCGGCGATGATGCGGTTGCGGGCGGGGAAGTTGCCGGGTGCGAAGGGCGAACCGCTGGGCAGCTCGCTCACCACTGCGCCGTGTTCGGCGAGCTCCCGGGCCGTGGCGGCATGTTCGGCGGGGTACAACTTGTCCAGGCCATGCGCCACGCAGGCCACGGTGGGCAGGCCCTGCTTGAGGGCGGTGCGGTGGGCCACGATGTCGATGCCATAGGCCAGGCCGCTGACGATGATGGCGTTCACGGCGCGAAGGCCTTCGACCAGCTCGGCGCAGAACCGCTTGCCGTGCTCGGTGGGGGTGCGGGTGCCCACGATGCTCACCACGCGCTGGGCGTCGAGGTCGGCCGGCCCGCGTACGTAGAGCAGCACGGGGGCGTCCTCGGCCTGGGCCAGCCGGCGCGGATAGTCGGCGTCCAGGTAGAAGAGGGGCCGCAGCCCGTGCTTGCGCACGTAGGCCAGTTCCCGTTCGGCGGCGGGGATCACCCGGCGGTCCGTGACGCTGGCGGCCAGCTTGGGCCCGATCCCGGGGACCTTCTCCAGGGAACGCCGCACCTTGGGGTCGGTGAACAGGGCATCCACCCCTCCGCAATAGGCCACCAGGTTGCGCGCGTTCACCGGACCGATGCCCTTGAGCATGGCCAGGGCGATGCGGTACACCCAGGTGCGGTCGTCCACGGGAACGGCTGACGGGCTTCGCGTCATGGTGGTCCCGCCCAAGATAACCGCACACCCGATCGTGGAGGAGCGGTGGGCCGGCCACAAGGGCACGCCGGCGGGTTTGGCTACTTTCGACCCGCCACCAGACCCATGAGGAACCGCTTCGCCTGCCTTGCCCTGCTGATCGGGGCCGGCACGCAGGCCCAACAGCAGGCCGTCCTGCAGGGCCGCATCACCGACACCGCTTCAGGCATCGGCCTGATCGGTGTGAACGTCCTGGCCGGGCCCGGGAAGGGCACTGCCACCGACGCCAACGGCGACTATCGCCTCGCGCTCGACGCCGGGGAGCGCGCCATCACCTTCTCCCTGCTCGGCTATGCCAACGAGACCCGCACGGTGGTCCTCGTGGGGGGGCAGGAGACCCGACTGGACCTGGCCATGCGCGCCTCGGCGACGCAGTTGGACATGGTGGTGGTGACCGCGGGCAAGTTCGAGCAACGCGTGGGGGAGGTGAGCCAGAGCCTGAGCGTGCTGCGGCCCGAGGTGATCCAGAACAAGAACATCACCAACGTGAACGAGGTGCTGGGACAGGTGCCCGGTGTGGTGATCATCGACGAGGACCCACAGATCCGTGCCGGCAGTGGCTTCAGTTACGGGGCCGGCAGCCGCGTGATGGTGCTGGTGGACGATCTGCCCGTGCTGAGCGGCGACATCGGCCGCACCTCCTGGAGCATCGTGCCCACCGAGAACGTGGAGCAGATCGAGGTGATCAAGGGCGCCAGCAGCGTGCTGTACGGCAGCGCGGCACTGAGCGGGGTCATCAACGTGCGCACCGCCTACCCGCGCGAGGAGCCCATGACCCGCGTGAACGTGTTCGCCGGCATGTACGACACCCCTCGGAACAAAGCGGCCCGCCCGCGGACCGACCGCAACGCCTTCCTCGGCGGAACCAACTTTTTCCACAGCCAGCGCTTCGGCCAGTGGGACGTGGTGCTCGGCGGCAACTTGGTGTGGGACGAGGGCTTCCTGGGCCCCGAATCGGTGGGCAAGGACACGCTGAACCGCGACGACCCGAAATACAGCACCCCGGCGGGCTACGACCACCGCGTGCGGGTGAACGGCGGGGTGCGCTACCGGCACAAGAAGGTGAAGGGGCTCAACTACGGCATCAACGCCAACGCCATTCGGGCGGACAACACCAGCGTGTTCATCTGGGATGATGCCGGCGACAACATCTACCGCGCGGAGAACGGCACGGTGACCAACACGCAGGGGATGCAGTACTACGTGGACCCCTACGTGAACTACTTGAGCGACAAGCAGACGCGCCACAGCCTGCGGGGCCGCTACTTCAACCAGAAGTTCGACAACAGCGGCAACCAGAGCAACGCCAGCCACTTCCTTTACGGGGAGTACCAGGCTCAGCAACGGCTGGACATCTGGGGCGAGACGGTGCTCACGGGCGGTATCGTGGCCCAGCGCACCCGTTCGGTGGCCCTGCTGTACAGCGGCAGCCCCGACGGCGATACGGAGAACACGGCCACCAACACGGCCGCCTACCTGCAGGTGGACAAGAAGCTGATCAAGGAGCGTCTGGCGCTGAGCGCCGGGGTGCGTTACGAGAGCTTCGCGGTGAACGAGGACCAGCAGGCCGTGCCGGTGTTCCGTGCGGGCGGCACCTTCCGCGTGTTGAAGGGCACCTTCGTTCGGGCGAGCTATGGCCAGGGCTTCCGCTTCCCCACCATCGGCGAGCGGTTCATCCGAACCAACGTGGGCCAGCTCAACATCTACCCCAATCCGGAGCTGGAGCCCGAGGAGAGCTGGAACGCCGAGGCCGGCATCAAGCAGGGCTTCCGCATCGGCGGCTTCACCGGCTATTTCGACGCGGTGTATTTCCAGCAGGAGTACAGCCGCTACATCGAGTTCACCTTCGGACAGTGGGCGGTGCCCACCTTCACCAACTTCGCCGGCCTGGGCTTCAAGTCGGTGAACACCGGCAACGCGCGGGTGAGCGGCGTGGAGATGGAGTTGGCCGGCAAGGGCAAGGTCGGCGCCGTGGAGCTGATGGTGCTGGCCGGATACACGTGGTCCCAGCCCATTACCACCACCCCGGACGAGGTGTACGCACAGCCCGTGATCCAGGGCTACCCGCCTTCCACCTACAGCAACACCAGCTACGACGCCAGCGCCGACCTGCTGAAGTTCCGGGTGGAGCACCTGGTCCGTGCCGATGTGCAGGCCGAGTGGCGCCGCCTCAGCGCCGGCTTCAGCGTGCGCTACAACAGCCATGTGCGCAACATCGACAAGGTGTTCGTGGACCTGGACGAGAGCGCCGTGGAGCTCACCGCCCTGCGCACCGGGGTGGGTGAGTGGATGGCCACGCGCCGGAGCGGCGACACCGTTCTCGACGCCCGCGTGGGGGTCCGGGTGGGCGAGAACAACCGGGTCTCCATGGTGGTGAACAACCTCACCAACCTCACCTACGCCATCCGCCCGCTGAGCGTGGAGGCGCCGCGCACCTTCCAGTTGCAGTTCAGCCGCAGCATCTAGGCCGTGCGCATCCTGGGCGTGATCCCCGCGCGGTTCGGCAGCAGCCGGCTGCCCGGCAAGGTGCTCCTCGACATCGGCGGCCGCAGCATGGTCGCCCGCGTGATCGAACAGGCCCGGCGGTGCCCCGGGTTGGCCGCGGTCGTGGTGGCCACCGACGACGAGCGCGTGGCCGGGCACGTGCGGGGCCTCGATGCCGAGGTGGTGATGACCTCCCCGGACCATCCCAGCGGCACGGACCGCTGCTACGAGGCCCTGGAACGCTTGGGCCGCGACCGCTACGACGCGGTGGTGAACATCCAAGGCGATGAGCCCTTCCTGGACCCGGCCCAGCTGGACCTGGTGTGCGCCACGCTCCTTCGGCCCGGCGTGCAAGTGGCCACCCTGGCCAAAGCGGTGACCGATGACCGTGAACTGGACGACCCCGGAGAGGCCCACCTGGTGGTGGACAAGGACCTGAACGCCCTGTATTTCAGCCGCGCGTCGATCCCGTTCCTGCGCGAAGGCACGGCAGGACCGCGGCACAGGGCCTTTCCCTTCCTGAAGCACGTGGGCGTCTATGGTTACCGCAGCGAGGTGCTGGAGCAGCTGGTGGCGTTGCCGCCCAGCCTGCTGGAGCAGGCCGAACGGCTCGAGCAGCTACGCTGGCTGGAGAACGGTTTCCGCGTCACGGTGGCCCTGACGGAGCACGACAGTTTCTGTGTGGACACCGAGGCCGACCTCGCCGAGGCCAGGCGGCGTGCGGCGGCATTGTAATTTGGCCGGCCCCGATGGCCATCGAGCGCGACATCCACGACCTGCTGCACCATCACGACTGCGTGATCGTGCCGCGCTTCGGCGGCTTTCTGGCCCACTACCGGCCGGCCCGGTTGGACGAGGTGCACGATCTGGTGCATCCGCCGGCGCGCGAGCTCAGCTTCAACCGGCACCTGGTGCGGAACGACGGGCTGCTGGCCGACCAGCTGGCGCGTCGCACCGGGGCGGGCTTCGATGAGGCATCGGGCCGGATCGCCCAGGAGGTCGGCGGCTGGCACGAACGGATCGCTCTGGACCGACGCCTCGAACTGCCGCGCATCGGCACCTTCTTCACCGACGCGGAGGGCAACCTGCAGTTCGATCCCGACCGCCGGGTGAACTACCTGCGCGATGCCTACGGCCTGCGGCCGGTGGCGGCTGTTCCCGTGCCGCGCAAGCAGACCACGATCGCCTCTGCCGTGGTGCATCAGCTACCCCGGGTGGAGGCGGTGCCCGACGACGGTCGCCGGCCCCTGATCTGGGCCGCCGCCGCCGCGGCGGGCCTGGTGTTCCTGCTGGGCGCAGGCGTTCTCGTACGCCGTACGTGGGACACACGGCAGCTGAGCGCCCTGTTGCCCTGGAGCGGAGAACCGGCACGCTACGTCATGCGCGATGCCGTTCCGTCCTTCGACCCGGCTGTGGACACGGTGTTCCATGTTCCGGTGCCCGAAGGGTCCGGCGTGATGGTGCTGCCCCTGTTGGGCGAAGGCCATGACCCCGTACCGGTGCACCTCGGCGAACCGCCGGTGGCGGCCGTCGATTCCACCCACGTGGCCGTACCCGCGATGCCCGAGGCGCGCTACCACGTGATCGGAGGCTGCTTCAGCATCGAGGACAATGCGGGCCGCTTCATCGCGGACATGGCCCGGCGCGGCTTCCAGGCCAGGGTCATCGACGTGCATCGCGGGTTGTACCGGGTGGCGGTGGCCAGCTACGCCGACCGGTCCGCGGCGGTGAAGGCCGTATCGGCCCTGAACCAGGGGACCGTCGAGGGCGCCTGGTTGCTTGTGCACTGACGGGTGTCGGGGCCGCAGGGCACCGCACTACATTTGCCGCCCCGCCCTCGGACCATGCCCCGCCTGGAGCTTGAAGCCTGCACCATCGACCTGCTCGACGGCGATGTGGCGCACGTGCACTTCCGCGATGGGCGCACGGTGCAGGTGGAGGAGGTGCGCCGCATGTTCGAGGCCTTGGAGGCCGAGCGCAAGGGCCGGAAGGTGCTGCTGCTGGTGAGCGTGGGCGAGGGCACCACGATGTCCAACGAGGCACGCGCCTTCGCCAGCAGTCCGGAAAGCAATGTCTACGTGGCCGCGGACGCCATCATCGTGCGCGACTTCAGCCACCAGCTGGCCGCAAACGTGTTCGTGCGGCACCACAAGCCCACGCGGCCCATCCAGATGTTCCCGGACAAGGACACCGCCCTGGACTGGCTGCGGCAGCACCATCACCTGATCGATCCCGCCTGATGCGCACCCTGTTGATCCCCGTTCTGTGGGCCGCCATCCTTCCGTTGTCCGCGCAGGTGGCGAAGGAGCCCGCAGCACGCACCCTCAAACTGGCCAAGTGCGAGGTGACCTGCCTGGAGCTGGCGCCCAAGGGCGACCGCATCCTGGTGGGCACCGACAAGGGCGCCGAGCTTTGGGACATCGAGAGCGGCAAGCGGGTGCAGGCCTTTCCCTATGCGGAGGATGGCAGCACGGCGGTGTACCACGCTTCGTTCAATGCCAACGGCGAGTTCGTGGTGCTGATCGGCCACAGCGGCAAGCGCGAGGTGTGGGACGTGAAGAGCGGCAAGGTGGACAAGACCCTGCAGGGCCACACCTGGATCCCCGATCCGCGCGCGGTGAAGGCCATGGGGCTCGACATGAAGAACAGCACCTTCGACCGGTTCTACCAGCAGCTGGAGGCGCGCTCGGGCGACATCACGGCGAAGGCCGTGGAGAAGGGCGGAGTGGAGTTCCGCGATGCCACGGGCGATGTGGTGCAGAAGCTGACCTTCCCCGAGAACAAGGACCAGCACCACCGGGCGCCCTGCCTGTTCACCGAGGCGCAGTTCGTCACCGGCACCGACGACGGACGTGTCCTTTTCTACGACCGCCCATGAACAAGGTCGCCCGCTCCGTCACTGACAGCTATGCGCAGACCACCCATGTGGTCCTCCCCAACGACACCAACACGCTGGGCAATCTGTTCGGTGGGCGCTTGCTGCAATGGCTCGACATCAGTTGCGCGATCAGTGCGCACCGGCATTGCAAGCGCGTGGCGGTGACGGTGGCGGTGAACCATGTGGGATTCGACAAGCCGATCAAGCTGGGCGATTTCGTCACCATCCACAGCCATGTCAGCCGCGCGTTCGGCAGCAGCATGGAGGTGTGGAGCGATGTGTATGTGGAGGACCAGGTGACCGGCGAGAAGATCAAGTGCAACAGCGCGATCTATACGTTCGTGGCGGTGGACCAGGCCGGACGACCGGTGAACGTGCCCGAAGCGGTGCCCACGAATGAAGAGGAACAGCACCGGTATGATGGGGCGTTGCGCCGCAGGCAATTGCGGCTCATCCTCAGCGGCAAGATGAAGCCGGGGGAGGCCACCGAACTGAAGGCGCTCTTCGAGTAGAAGCGGGGTCAAAGGCCCTCCTCCAAGGTCTCGGCGTCGAACAGGTCGCCGGTGGCAGTGTCCAGTGCGCGCAAGCCGAGCTCGCGCAGCAGGGCGGCGATCCCGGCCGCGCTCTGTGGGCCCCCGTGCACATGCACCAGGATGTAGCGCACCTGCGAGGCATCCTCCAGATGCAGCTGCAGGCTCAGGTCCATGCCCGGTGCGTTCACGAAGAACCAGTCGCCATCCTGCGCATCGGCCATGGGGAAGACCTTGCGGATCCGCGCGGCCAGCAGGTCCCGCTCGCCGATCGGCCGGGGGCGGAAGTGCTCCGGGATCTCGTTCGCCGAGCGCACGGGAGGCAGGTCCTGGATGTAGATGTCCCAGCTCATGGAGCGGCAAGTTGCGCGATCCGCTGCACGTCCT
Proteins encoded in this region:
- a CDS encoding SPOR domain-containing protein gives rise to the protein MAIERDIHDLLHHHDCVIVPRFGGFLAHYRPARLDEVHDLVHPPARELSFNRHLVRNDGLLADQLARRTGAGFDEASGRIAQEVGGWHERIALDRRLELPRIGTFFTDAEGNLQFDPDRRVNYLRDAYGLRPVAAVPVPRKQTTIASAVVHQLPRVEAVPDDGRRPLIWAAAAAAGLVFLLGAGVLVRRTWDTRQLSALLPWSGEPARYVMRDAVPSFDPAVDTVFHVPVPEGSGVMVLPLLGEGHDPVPVHLGEPPVAAVDSTHVAVPAMPEARYHVIGGCFSIEDNAGRFIADMARRGFQARVIDVHRGLYRVAVASYADRSAAVKAVSALNQGTVEGAWLLVH
- the dprA gene encoding DNA-protecting protein DprA translates to MTRSPSAVPVDDRTWVYRIALAMLKGIGPVNARNLVAYCGGVDALFTDPKVRRSLEKVPGIGPKLAASVTDRRVIPAAERELAYVRKHGLRPLFYLDADYPRRLAQAEDAPVLLYVRGPADLDAQRVVSIVGTRTPTEHGKRFCAELVEGLRAVNAIIVSGLAYGIDIVAHRTALKQGLPTVACVAHGLDKLYPAEHAATARELAEHGAVVSELPSGSPFAPGNFPARNRIIAGLGDCTVVVESGPKGGSLITADIADSYDREVMAVPGRPGDPRSEGCNRLIQQHKAALITSAADLLTRMEWNIKAPRRKAPVQQPLFADLGPEEQLLVDVLRAGGRVGIDDLCLRSRLHPGKAATLLLNLEFSGVVRSLPGKVYELH
- a CDS encoding putative DNA binding domain-containing protein, coding for MTPEELQTLLDELIAGWESEVVEFKEENEGYSTKEIGKYFSALSNEANLRSKQRAWLVLGVKNKTRTIVGTNYREEVPRLQELKLDISNGTSPRISFREIHVLHTPQGRVVLFEIPAAPQGMPIAWNGYCHARENTSLVGLSDSKRDEIRGQTGSSDWSAAIIQYAGITDLADEAIQLAREKFADRAPRIDRDTIMDWSTSHFLDQAMVTIDGRITRTALLLLGKPTSAHYLSPAPAELTWKLEGPERDYEHFGPPFLLTTSLLYQRIRNLTLKFLPVDQLIPKEMRKYDQGIVLEALHNCIAHQDYTRQERVLVTEHVDELVFRSAGQFYDGKPEDYLLTSRTPGKYRNTFLTRAMSHLGMVDRMGFGIREVMFRGQARAYKPLPFYETDSGDHVVLHLPGRIIDENYSRLLLTLPELDLADIIALDRIQKRLPVPNQVVRALRERGWVEGRKPNIHISAAIAATTGQKVQYIKTRKQDDEHYKKLVTDYLEEWVEAKPHEIRELLLSKLSDGLSDNQKRNKVRNLLTAMRKEGRIVAIGVKRNARWRLPSGYGPAPARP
- a CDS encoding acyl-CoA thioesterase, whose product is MNKVARSVTDSYAQTTHVVLPNDTNTLGNLFGGRLLQWLDISCAISAHRHCKRVAVTVAVNHVGFDKPIKLGDFVTIHSHVSRAFGSSMEVWSDVYVEDQVTGEKIKCNSAIYTFVAVDQAGRPVNVPEAVPTNEEEQHRYDGALRRRQLRLILSGKMKPGEATELKALFE
- the gdhA gene encoding NADP-specific glutamate dehydrogenase, producing the protein MAKSNKAVDAFMAEVKKRNGNEPEFLQAVHEVAEMVIPFIEANPKYKGKMLLERMVEPERTIMFRVPWVDDKGNIQVNRGFRIEFNSAIGPYKGGLRFHPSVNLSILKFLGFEQTFKNSLTTLPMGGGKGGSDFDPKGKSDGEVMRFCQSFMTELWRHVGQFTDVPAGDIGVGGREIGFMYGQDKRLRNEFTGVFTGKGITWGGSLIRPEATGYGCVYFAEEMMKHNKTGFKGKTVAVSGSGNVAQYAIEKATQLGGKVVTASDSDGSIYDPAGINAEKLAFLMELKNVKRGRIEEYAKKFKGVTYKKGARVWDVVAKCDVALPCATQNELDGKNAKDLVKKGVKYVAEGANMPTTPEGIAVFQAANVAFAPGKASNAGGVATSGLEMSQNSLRLSWTREEVDQRLHTIMKNIHAACVKHGKEGKGINYVKGANIAGFVKVADAMLDQGVV
- a CDS encoding TonB-dependent receptor is translated as MRNRFACLALLIGAGTQAQQQAVLQGRITDTASGIGLIGVNVLAGPGKGTATDANGDYRLALDAGERAITFSLLGYANETRTVVLVGGQETRLDLAMRASATQLDMVVVTAGKFEQRVGEVSQSLSVLRPEVIQNKNITNVNEVLGQVPGVVIIDEDPQIRAGSGFSYGAGSRVMVLVDDLPVLSGDIGRTSWSIVPTENVEQIEVIKGASSVLYGSAALSGVINVRTAYPREEPMTRVNVFAGMYDTPRNKAARPRTDRNAFLGGTNFFHSQRFGQWDVVLGGNLVWDEGFLGPESVGKDTLNRDDPKYSTPAGYDHRVRVNGGVRYRHKKVKGLNYGINANAIRADNTSVFIWDDAGDNIYRAENGTVTNTQGMQYYVDPYVNYLSDKQTRHSLRGRYFNQKFDNSGNQSNASHFLYGEYQAQQRLDIWGETVLTGGIVAQRTRSVALLYSGSPDGDTENTATNTAAYLQVDKKLIKERLALSAGVRYESFAVNEDQQAVPVFRAGGTFRVLKGTFVRASYGQGFRFPTIGERFIRTNVGQLNIYPNPELEPEESWNAEAGIKQGFRIGGFTGYFDAVYFQQEYSRYIEFTFGQWAVPTFTNFAGLGFKSVNTGNARVSGVEMELAGKGKVGAVELMVLAGYTWSQPITTTPDEVYAQPVIQGYPPSTYSNTSYDASADLLKFRVEHLVRADVQAEWRRLSAGFSVRYNSHVRNIDKVFVDLDESAVELTALRTGVGEWMATRRSGDTVLDARVGVRVGENNRVSMVVNNLTNLTYAIRPLSVEAPRTFQLQFSRSI
- the kdsB gene encoding 3-deoxy-manno-octulosonate cytidylyltransferase; translated protein: MRILGVIPARFGSSRLPGKVLLDIGGRSMVARVIEQARRCPGLAAVVVATDDERVAGHVRGLDAEVVMTSPDHPSGTDRCYEALERLGRDRYDAVVNIQGDEPFLDPAQLDLVCATLLRPGVQVATLAKAVTDDRELDDPGEAHLVVDKDLNALYFSRASIPFLREGTAGPRHRAFPFLKHVGVYGYRSEVLEQLVALPPSLLEQAERLEQLRWLENGFRVTVALTEHDSFCVDTEADLAEARRRAAAL